The following are from one region of the Paramagnetospirillum magnetotacticum MS-1 genome:
- a CDS encoding DnaJ C-terminal domain-containing protein produces MKDPYLVLGVARTACDDEIKKAYRALARELHPDLNPGDTKAESRFKDISAAYDFLSDSTKRAQFDAGEIDATGSPKRRAWRTRPGPGPGAGPGAGPGAGGPRGGFGGFGENVDDIMAELFRRKQKGQAHARAKTRGGDVRHALTISFLDAAAGGTKRVTLMSGRTLEVRIPPGSTDGQTLRLKGQGHGAEDGAIPGDAFIELKVEDHPHFKRRDLDVLLDLPVSVQEAVLGGKVPVPTIDGKVMVTVPPGSNTGAVLRLKGKGIAGPQGTRGDQLVTLSVVLPEDAEFRQLVEKWGPRHGYDPRAKAGLG; encoded by the coding sequence GTGAAGGATCCTTATCTGGTGCTGGGCGTGGCCCGCACCGCTTGCGACGACGAGATCAAGAAAGCTTACCGCGCCCTGGCGCGTGAGCTTCATCCCGACCTTAATCCCGGCGATACCAAGGCCGAGTCCCGCTTCAAGGATATCTCGGCCGCCTATGACTTCCTGTCCGATTCCACCAAGCGCGCCCAGTTCGACGCGGGCGAGATCGACGCCACCGGCAGCCCCAAGCGCCGCGCCTGGCGCACGCGCCCCGGCCCCGGTCCCGGTGCGGGCCCCGGTGCGGGCCCCGGTGCGGGCGGCCCCAGGGGCGGCTTTGGCGGCTTTGGCGAAAACGTCGACGACATCATGGCCGAGTTGTTCCGCCGCAAGCAGAAGGGCCAGGCCCATGCCAGGGCCAAGACGCGGGGCGGCGATGTACGTCACGCGCTGACCATCTCCTTCCTCGACGCCGCCGCGGGCGGGACCAAGCGGGTGACCTTGATGTCGGGGCGCACCCTCGAGGTGCGCATTCCTCCGGGCAGCACCGACGGCCAGACCCTGCGGCTGAAGGGCCAGGGCCACGGCGCCGAGGACGGGGCTATTCCCGGTGACGCTTTCATCGAATTGAAGGTTGAGGACCATCCCCACTTCAAGCGCCGGGACCTGGATGTGCTGCTGGATCTGCCGGTCTCGGTGCAAGAAGCGGTCCTGGGCGGCAAGGTGCCGGTGCCCACCATCGACGGCAAGGTCATGGTGACGGTGCCGCCCGGCTCCAATACCGGCGCGGTGCTGCGCCTCAAGGGCAAGGGCATCGCTGGCCCCCAAGGGACGCGGGGCGACCAGTTGGTGACCCTTTCGGTGGTGCTGCCCGAGGATGCCGAGTTCCGCCAACTGGTGGAAAAATGGGGGCCGCGCCACGGCTACGACCCCCGCGCCAAGGCGGGGCTGGGGTAA
- a CDS encoding RT0821/Lpp0805 family surface protein: protein MPTHAPKIVSALLAVSLLGGCADAKLGQTGGAILGGIGGGLLGSQFGGGIGRVLMTSLGAALGAYAGSELGKKLDKADKEEVLKAEEKAQDGPVGETVAWNNPQTGNSGTVTPVAEGKDAQGRTCRDYHSTILVDGKEEAVNGTACKQPDGSWSVVN, encoded by the coding sequence ATGCCCACCCATGCTCCCAAGATCGTTTCCGCCCTCCTGGCCGTGTCGCTGTTGGGCGGCTGCGCCGATGCCAAGCTCGGCCAGACCGGCGGCGCCATTCTTGGCGGCATCGGCGGTGGCCTGCTGGGCTCGCAGTTCGGCGGCGGTATCGGTCGTGTGCTGATGACCTCGTTGGGTGCGGCGCTGGGCGCCTATGCCGGTTCGGAACTGGGCAAGAAGCTGGACAAGGCCGACAAGGAAGAGGTGCTGAAGGCCGAGGAAAAGGCCCAGGACGGACCCGTGGGTGAAACCGTCGCCTGGAATAATCCCCAGACGGGCAATTCCGGCACCGTCACTCCGGTCGCAGAGGGCAAGGATGCCCAGGGACGAACCTGCCGCGACTACCACTCCACCATCTTGGTCGACGGCAAGGAAGAGGCGGTCAACGGCACCGCCTGCAAACAGCCCGACGGTTCGTGGAGCGTGGTGAATTAA
- the pdxH gene encoding pyridoxamine 5'-phosphate oxidase, whose protein sequence is MSAPEADPLVLFHKWMEEADRSEPNDPNAMALATADAEGRPSVRMVLLKSADEAGFVFFTNLESRKGQELAANPHAALCLHWKSLRRQIRAEGSITQVPDAEADAYFATRARASQIGAWASIQSRPLGSRFELEKRVGEFAAKFGLGKVPRPPHWSGFRLSPRRIEFWHDRPFRLHDRFDYVRDETGWRLEHLYP, encoded by the coding sequence ATGTCCGCACCCGAAGCCGATCCCCTGGTTCTGTTTCACAAATGGATGGAAGAGGCCGATAGGTCAGAGCCCAACGACCCCAATGCCATGGCCCTGGCCACCGCCGATGCTGAGGGAAGGCCCAGCGTGCGCATGGTGCTGCTGAAAAGCGCCGACGAGGCGGGCTTCGTCTTCTTCACCAATCTGGAAAGCCGCAAGGGCCAGGAATTGGCGGCCAACCCCCATGCGGCCTTGTGCCTGCACTGGAAAAGCCTGAGGCGCCAGATCCGGGCCGAGGGCTCCATCACCCAGGTCCCGGACGCGGAAGCCGATGCCTATTTCGCCACCCGGGCCCGCGCCAGCCAGATCGGCGCCTGGGCCTCCATCCAGTCGCGTCCGCTGGGCTCGCGGTTCGAACTGGAAAAGCGGGTGGGCGAGTTCGCCGCCAAATTCGGCCTGGGCAAGGTGCCGCGTCCGCCCCATTGGTCGGGCTTTCGCCTTTCCCCCCGGCGCATCGAGTTCTGGCACGACCGGCCCTTCCGCCTGCACGACCGTTTCGACTATGTGCGCGACGAGACCGGCTGGCGTCTGGAGCATCTCTATCCATGA
- a CDS encoding cation diffusion facilitator family transporter, with product MSQATDHDRLMRLATYASTATAALLITVKLAAWLATGSVALLSTLIDSTLDLAASALNLVAVRQALVPADDDHRFGHGKAEALAGLGQAAFVVGSGGFLLAEAGSRMVHPQPVSHGEWGIAVMVFSIIATLALVSFQRMVTRRTGSMAISADSLHYTGDVLINGSVIVSLLLAAGTGWPLADPLFAIGIGGWLMINAWQIARLSLDTLMDKELPESDRARIRAILATHPQVRDHHDLKTRTSGRQGFIQLHLELAGDLSLVEAHRISDEVEKAILAEFPGFDVIIHEDPAGIREERTEFR from the coding sequence ATGAGTCAGGCTACCGACCATGACCGCCTGATGCGGCTGGCAACCTATGCGTCCACCGCCACCGCCGCCCTGCTGATCACGGTGAAGCTGGCCGCCTGGCTGGCCACCGGTTCGGTGGCGCTGCTGTCGACCTTGATCGATTCCACCTTGGATCTGGCGGCCTCCGCCCTGAATCTGGTGGCGGTGCGCCAGGCCCTGGTCCCCGCCGACGACGACCACCGCTTCGGCCACGGCAAGGCCGAGGCCCTGGCCGGACTGGGGCAGGCGGCCTTCGTGGTGGGATCGGGCGGCTTTCTGCTGGCCGAGGCGGGCAGCCGCATGGTCCATCCCCAGCCGGTCAGCCACGGCGAATGGGGCATCGCGGTGATGGTGTTCTCCATCATCGCCACCCTGGCTCTGGTCAGCTTCCAGCGCATGGTGACCCGGCGCACCGGCTCGATGGCCATCTCGGCCGATTCCCTGCACTACACCGGCGATGTTCTGATCAATGGCAGCGTCATCGTCTCATTGCTGCTGGCGGCGGGGACCGGCTGGCCCCTGGCTGATCCGCTGTTCGCCATCGGCATCGGCGGCTGGCTGATGATCAATGCCTGGCAGATCGCCCGGTTGTCGCTGGACACCCTGATGGACAAGGAACTACCCGAAAGCGACCGCGCGCGCATCCGCGCCATCCTGGCCACCCATCCCCAGGTGCGCGACCACCACGACCTCAAGACCCGCACCTCGGGCCGCCAGGGCTTCATCCAGCTTCACCTGGAACTGGCTGGCGACCTGTCGCTGGTCGAGGCGCACCGCATCTCGGACGAGGTGGAAAAGGCCATCCTGGCCGAATTCCCCGGCTTCGACGTGATCATCCACGAGGACCCGGCCGGCATCCGAGAAGAGCGGACGGAGTTCAGATAG
- a CDS encoding YqgE/AlgH family protein: protein MPTQKTTGYLVGQILIAMPQMEDPRFARAIVYLCAHSAEGAMGIVINKLFGGLTFSELLEQLEIPTTPACDEIRVHFGGPVESGRGFVLHSSDYLHENTMIVGGDVALTATVDVLRAMADGTGPRESLLALGYAGWGSGQLDSEIRENAWLTVPADPALLFGRDLEHKYEQAIQKLGIDVGLLSADVGHA, encoded by the coding sequence ATGCCTACGCAAAAAACCACCGGCTATCTCGTCGGACAGATCCTGATCGCCATGCCGCAGATGGAAGACCCGCGCTTTGCACGGGCCATCGTCTATCTGTGCGCCCACAGCGCCGAAGGGGCCATGGGCATCGTCATCAACAAGCTGTTTGGCGGCCTGACCTTTTCGGAATTGCTGGAACAGCTGGAAATCCCCACCACCCCGGCCTGCGACGAGATCCGCGTCCATTTCGGCGGCCCGGTGGAAAGCGGACGCGGCTTCGTGCTGCATTCCTCCGATTACCTGCACGAGAACACCATGATCGTCGGCGGCGATGTGGCGCTGACCGCCACCGTGGATGTACTGCGCGCCATGGCCGACGGCACCGGCCCGCGCGAAAGCCTGCTGGCCCTCGGCTATGCCGGTTGGGGATCGGGGCAGCTGGATTCGGAAATCCGCGAGAATGCCTGGCTGACCGTGCCCGCCGATCCGGCCCTGCTGTTCGGGCGCGATCTCGAACACAAATACGAGCAGGCCATCCAAAAGCTGGGCATCGATGTGGGCCTGCTGTCGGCCGATGTCGGCCACGCCTGA
- a CDS encoding c-type cytochrome, with product MRIGLGAALVVGGLVASLGIASAQQAPIMIKGEPYVYDKDNAQDVMRICAGCHGELGNGGGGGSYPRLGGLNADYLAEQMRKFKSRERENIPMIPFAVDRELSERDVLDVTRFLSEVKLETKPPANMPADGYARLQIMKKVLQIPREPGDVEAGKTVYAADCGPCHGNKGQGRLKKPAIAPQHIAYLKTQMDNFLSGKRKHDDLEVMKAKTPEEWKNLWAFLSSLQD from the coding sequence ATGAGGATCGGTTTGGGGGCGGCGCTGGTGGTGGGCGGCCTGGTGGCTTCCCTGGGAATCGCCAGTGCCCAGCAGGCCCCGATCATGATCAAGGGCGAGCCCTATGTGTACGACAAGGACAATGCCCAGGACGTCATGCGCATCTGCGCCGGTTGCCATGGCGAGTTGGGCAATGGCGGCGGCGGCGGCTCCTATCCCCGTCTGGGCGGTCTCAACGCCGATTATCTGGCCGAGCAGATGCGCAAGTTCAAAAGCCGCGAGCGTGAGAACATTCCCATGATTCCCTTCGCCGTGGACCGGGAATTGTCCGAGCGTGATGTGCTGGACGTCACCCGCTTTCTCTCCGAGGTCAAACTGGAGACCAAGCCGCCGGCCAATATGCCCGCCGATGGCTATGCCCGGCTGCAGATCATGAAGAAGGTGCTGCAGATCCCGCGCGAGCCGGGCGATGTGGAGGCGGGCAAGACCGTCTATGCCGCCGATTGCGGCCCCTGCCATGGCAACAAGGGCCAGGGCCGCCTGAAGAAACCAGCCATCGCGCCGCAGCACATCGCCTATCTCAAGACCCAGATGGACAATTTCCTGTCGGGCAAGCGCAAGCATGACGACCTGGAGGTCATGAAGGCCAAGACGCCCGAGGAGTGGAAGAACCTGTGGGCTTTCCTGTCCAGCCTTCAGGATTGA